In one Saccharomyces eubayanus strain FM1318 chromosome VI, whole genome shotgun sequence genomic region, the following are encoded:
- the SWP82 gene encoding Swp82p, producing the protein MSGEEVEKFANVEEIDSSPKEEIGATFIVPKLLIKEHERVILKQILQILNQDELLQAPLDRFPYRRLELPKYTDQSKTRDATNTSYIMEQRDVYGEKKIGLNGELFGGRHYLFNMFTFAASGNVLLTLLKDVIKVLYQDDLKYDEHEFIDQHSQILVKETTEDQTNFLITHGILPKGSVGPFKYITAKSAFVEFGASVIVGGQRIVDDYWETLAKKQNLSSHQRVFKLTTKLISKISLLRPSFXNNEKDNVKIIGENSDTSGSTISNYKFESPYPIVTEQPSAEIREAYIENFAKGEHISAIVPGQSISGTLELSAQFRVPRYHSKNSFQQSLQMKAMDIPIGKHEELLEQYETQTPDGSTSTSLPNNIPSVNPSNKPIKRMLSSILDINVSSSKNKKSEENEMIKPINKGLLKNNTSLNINGWKFESLPLKSTEHSGNQQYYRGLPLYEKSALLERLKQLTPNEIKELEHLHDAVFVNTGLQNVRKVRTKKWKKYWQYKAGIPIGLKRSQVDEFKNQYLKDVLEQTSVTTTFNEVTNMDETLTTKRIPNANFLGNCNVKGFDPPYIYPRLNKSPQNNPENKETLKPEIDVSNKISASMMTTTMATKTGTFPTSTME; encoded by the coding sequence ATGTCTGGTGAAGAGGTAGAGAAATTTGCTAACGTCGAGGAAATAGACTCTTCcccaaaagaagaaattggagCTACATTTATAGTACCTAAGTTACTTATCAAAGAGCATGAACGGGTTATACTCAAACAGATTCTACAGATTCTAAACCAAGATGAATTACTACAGGCTCCACTAGACAGATTCCCTTACAGGAGACTTGAGTTACCAAAGTACACAGATCAGTCGAAGACCAGAGACGCAACAAACACTTCTTATATAATGGAACAAAGGGATGTATATGGTGAGAAAAAGATAGGATTGAATGGTGAACTGTTTGGTGGCAGACACTATTTGTTCAATATGTTTACCTTTGCAGCTAGTGGAAACGTTCTTCTCACGCTTTTAAAAGACGTTATTAAAGTACTGTACCAggatgatttgaaatatgACGAACATGAGTTTATCGATCAGCATAGTCAAATTTTGGTAAAAGAAACTACAGAAGATCAAACGAATTTTTTAATCACGCACGGAATTCTCCCCAAAGGGTCTGTTGGCCCTTTTAAGTATATAACTGCCAAATCAGCGTTTGTCGAATTTGGTGCCTCTGTTATCGTTGGTGGCCAGCGTATCGTTGATGATTATTGGGAAACGTTAgccaaaaagcaaaacttATCATCACACCAAAGAGTATTCAAATTAACAACAAAGTTAATCTCAAAAATATCACTTCTACGCCCCTCGTTTYaaaataatgaaaaggatAACGTTAAAATAATCGGTGAGAATTCTGACACAAGCGGAAGTACAATTTCGAACTATAAATTTGAATCACCATACCCAATCGTCACAGAACAACCGTCAGCAGAGATCAGAGAAGCGTACATTGAAAACTTTGCCAAAGGTGAGCACATTTCCGCAATTGTTCCTGGGCAAAGTATCAGTGGAACACTAGAACTAAGTGCCCAATTTAGAGTACCGCGTTATCATAGTAAAAACTCATTTCAACAATCCTTGCAAATGAAAGCAATGGATATACCCATTGGGAAACATGAAGAACTACTAGAACAATATGAAACTCAAACGCCTGATGGATCCACATCAACTTCTCTGCCCAACAATATCCCGTCTGTTAATCCTAGTAATAAACCCATCAAGCGAATGCTGAGTAGTATTCTTGATATTAACGTGTCATCatcaaagaacaagaaatctgaagaaaacgaaatgATAAAACCCATAAACAAAGGTTTGCTTAAAAATAATACGTCGCTAAATATAAATGGCTGGAAATTTGAATCGCTGCCCTTAAAATCCACGGAACACTCAGGAAACCAGCAGTATTATAGAGGATTGCCATTATACGAAAAATCTGCGCTCCTGGAAAGGTTAAAACAGCTGACGCCGAacgaaatcaaagaattagAGCACTTACACGACGCTGTTTTTGTTAATACAGGTTTACAAAATGTTAGAAAAGTTAGGacaaagaaatggaaaaaatacTGGCAGTATAAAGCAGGTATTCCAATTGGTTTAAAACGTTCCCAGGTGGATGAGTTCAAAAACcaatatttgaaagacgTGTTGGAGCAGACGAGTGTCACTACAACGTTTAACGAGGTAACGAATATGGATGAAACATTAACGACGAAAAGGATACCAAACGCAAATTTCTTAGGGAACTGTAATGTCAAAGGGTTCGATCCTCCATATATTTACCCTCGTCTGAATAAATCGCCACAAAACAACCCTGAAAACAAGGAAACTCTCAAGCCAGAAATTGATGTGTCAAATAAAATTTCTGCCTCAATGATGACGACAACAATGGCGACCAAAACGGGCACTTTTCCAACCTCAACAATGGAATAA
- the OTU1 gene encoding ubiquitin-specific protease OTU1 — protein sequence MATVVTTYKGRNKPISVANGNSTKRDEIEKKHPTGEAFEMKLRVTGPGINQVITLKQDATVNDLIEHVGIDVKTLRFGYPPQRINLQEEEAAMRQTQLDELGINSGERITLETSQSNDSFSMSPPKPKPKRVLKSTEMSIGGGGENVLSVHPVPDDNSCLFHAIAYCIFKQDNVRALREMVSKEVLSNPVKFSDAILDKPNREYAQWILKMESWGGAIEIGIISDTLAVAIYVVDIDAVKIEKFNEDKFDNYILVLFNGIHYDSLTKNEFKTVFDKKNQPESDDVLTAALQLASNLKQTGYSFNTHKAQIKCNTCQMTFVGEREVARHAESTGHVDFGQNK from the coding sequence ATGGCAACGGTAGTAACTACCTATAAAGGGCGAAACAAGCCGATTTCAGTGGCAAATGGCAACTCCACCAAGAGAGACGAAATCGAGAAAAAACACCCAACAGGAGAAGCTTTCGAGATGAAGTTAAGAGTCACTGGTCCAGGCATCAACCAGGTCATTACCTTGAAGCAGGACGCCACAGTCAACGACCTGATTGAGCATGTCGGAATAGATGTTAAGACGTTAAGGTTTGGATACCCCCCTCAACGGATCAACCTACAAGAGGAAGAGGCTGCTATGAGGCAAACCCAGCTAGATGAGCTCGGAATCAACTCTGGTGAAAGGATCACGCTAGAAACTTCCCAAAGTAACGACAGTTTTAGCATGTCGCCACCAAAACCGAAACCAAAGAGAGTTTTGAAGAGCACAGAAATGTCCATTGGTGGCGGTGGAGAGAACGTTCTATCAGTCCATCCTGTTCCCGATGACAACTCATGCCTCTTCCATGCTATCGCCTACTGTATCTTCAAACAAGATAACGTCCGTGCCCTAAGAGAGATGGTCTCCAAGGAGGTCCTTAGCAACCCAGTCAAATTCAGCGACGCCATTTTGGACAAACCCAACCGAGAATATGCCCAAtggatattgaaaatggagTCCTGGGGCGGGGCCATCGAGATCGGCATCATATCTGACACACTCGCAGTGGCCATTTACGTGGTGGATATTGATGCTGTCAAGATTGAAAAGTTCAACGAGGACAAGTTCGACAATTACATCCTGGTCCTGTTCAACGGTATTCATTACGACTCCTTGACCAAGAATGAGTTCAAAACTGTTTTtgacaagaaaaatcagCCTGAATCAGATGATGTTTTAACGGCAGCTTTGCAACTAGCCTCTAACCTGAAGCAAACTGGCTACTCCTTCAACACTCACAAGGCTCAGATTAAGTGTAACACCTGCCAGATGACCTTCGTGGGCGAAAGAGAAGTTGCCAGGCACGCTGAATCCACAGGTCACGTCGATTTTGGCCAAAATAAATGA
- the FMP32 gene encoding Fmp32p, with product MLKRIVGIPTRRVFHRSALLFSNDFETVHIPNTNHFKDLLIAKGKFQEDQATTIVEIMTEAIRGGVYHVSQDLAKREKLTQLSYQQRVDFAKLRDQLLSADRSEFHNIQNEYESVKNDLEKLRNKLREEITKTNAGFKLDLSLEKGRIREESSHHDLKIKEIDTKIEQEVTNMKMQIDSVKTQVMQWLIGVCTGTFALVLAYMRLLT from the coding sequence atgcTCAAACGTATTGTTGGAATTCCTACAAGGCGTGTTTTCCATAGAAGTGCGTTGTTATTCagcaatgattttgaaactgtTCATATTCCAAACACCAATCACTTCAAAGATTTACTAATTGCAAAAGGTAAATTTCAAGAGGATCAAGCAACAACGATAGTGGAAATAATGACAGAAGCTATTAGGGGCGGGGTGTATCATGTCTCACAAGATCTGGCtaagagagaaaaattgaCACAACTAAGTTACCAACAGCGTGTTGATTTCGCGAAGTTGAGAGATCAGCTACTAAGTGCTGATAGAAGTGAATTTCATAACATCCAAAACGAATACGAGAGTGTGAAAAATGATCTGGAGAAGTTGAGAAATAAACtaagagaagaaattaCAAAGACTAACGCAGGCTTTAAGCTAGATCTGTCCTTAGAAAAAGGTAGAATTAGGGAAGAAAGTAGTCATCATGActtgaaaataaaggaaatcGACACAAAAATCGAGCAAGAAGTGACCAACATGAAAATGCAAATTGATTCTGTAAAGACTCAAGTCATGCAATGGTTGATAGGTGTCTGCACGGGTACCTTTGCACTCGTATTAGCATACATGAGACTATTGACGTAG
- the SEC53 gene encoding phosphomannomutase SEC53 has translation MSIAEFAYKEKPETLVLFDVDGTLTPARLTVSEEVRNTLIKLRNKCCIGFVGGSDLSKQLEQLGPNVLNDFDYSFSENGLTAYRLGKELASQSFINWLGEEKYNKLAVFVLRYLSEIDLPKRRGTFLEFRNGMINISPIGRNASTEERNEFERYDKVHQIRAKFVEALKKEFPDYGLTFSIGGQISFDVFPAGWDKTYCLQHVAKDGFKEIHFFGDKTMVGGNDYEIFADERTIGHSVQSPDDTVRILTEIFDL, from the coding sequence ATGAGTATTGCTGAATTCGCTTACAAGGAAAAGCCAGAGACTTTGGTTTTATTCGATGTTGACGGTACTTTAACCCCAGCCAGACTGACTGTTTCCGAAGAAGTTAGAAACACTTTGATCAAGTTGAGAAATAAGTGCTGTATCGGGTTTGTTGGTGGTTCCGATTTGAGCAAGCAATTAGAACAATTGGGTCCAAACGTCTTGAACGATTTTGACTACTCTTTCTCTGAAAATGGTTTAACCGCCTACAGATTGGGTAAGGAACTGGCTTCCCAATCTTTCATCAACTGGCTcggtgaagaaaaatacaacaaaTTGGCTGTGTTCGTTTTAAGATACTTGTCGGAAATTGACTTGCCAAAGAGAAGAGGTACTTTCTTGGAATTCAGAAATGGTATGATCAACATTTCCCCAATCGGTAGAAATGCTTCCACCgaagaaagaaacgaaTTCGAAAGGTACGACAAAGTACACCAAATTAGAGCTAAATTCGTtgaagctttgaaaaaggaattcCCAGACTACGGTTTGACTTTCTCCATTGGTGGCCAAATCTCCTTTGATGTCTTCCCAGCTGGTTGGGATAAGACCTACTGTTTGCAACACGTTGCTAAGGATggtttcaaagaaatacaTTTCTTTGGTGACAAGACCATGGTTGGTGGTAACGATTACGAAATCTTTGCTGACGAAAGAACCATCGGACATTCAGTTCAATCTCCAGATGACACCGTCAGAATTTTAACTGAAATATTCGACTTATAA
- the RGD2 gene encoding GTPase-activating protein RGD2, translated as MLSGIVLGIVHQQAGMLSFCDYFWSEDLASGLEVLFDRLYHGCEQCDLFIQLFASRMQFEVSHGRQLFGIEAGMNNLKVVQEDEQETVTVARALRGILQEMSQEGTHHLTIASNIESLVLQPFSKWCVEHRERIQYSEKTLLTNVNNFRKSKKYVSKLEKEYFNKCRQLEEFKRSNFNDNELANAMKSLTVQHKYEEDLAREKDHRFFNQIAGIDFDYKTMKETLQLLLTKLPKSDYKLPLISYSLSNTNNGGEITKFLLDHMSLKDIDQAETFGQDLLSLGFLKYCNGVGTTFVNSKKFQYQWKNTAYLFANVPMPGSDDTVTGESLISRFNNWDSSSAKEIIQSKISNDQRATSIQAPHISDSERILFKMMDGLKASDTKYYQECFKMDALRCSIEELLIDHLSFMEKCETDRLNAIKKATLDFCSTLGNKISSLKLCVDKMLSLENDIDPTADLLQLLTKYKTGSFQPQAIVYNNYYNPGLFQNFGVDLETRCRLDKKIVPLIISSIFSYMDKIYPDLPNDKVRTSIWTDSVKLSLTHQLRNLLNKQQFHNEGEIFDIMSQSKLGPSTVASVVKIYLLELPDPLIPNDVSDILRVLYLDYPPLVKPADDDSDSSSKDQENDKKEEDSDTKRIRGLYTTLSSLSKPHIATLDAITTHFYRLIKILKMGQDGNEVANEFTISISQEFANCIIQSKITDDNEVGFKIFYDLLTHKKQIFHELKRQNSRN; from the coding sequence ATGTTAAGTGGTATCGTACTCGGTATCGTACACCAGCAAGCCGGTATGCTATCGTTTTGTGATTATTTCTGGTCTGAGGACCTTGCCTCTGGTCTGGAGGTGCTATTTGACCGGCTGTACCATGGTTGTGAGCAATGCGACTTGTTCATTCAGTTATTTGCGTCAAGAATGCAGTTTGAAGTCAGTCATGGGAGGCAATTATTTGGAATAGAAGCCGGTATGAATAATTTGAAGGTAGTACAGGAAGATGAGCAGGAAACTGTGACGGTGGCCAGGGCTCTGAGAGGaattttgcaagaaatgTCGCAAGAAGGGACGCATCACTTGACAATAGCATCGAACATCGAAAGTTTGGTGTTGCAACCATTCAGTAAGTGGTGCGTGGAACATAGGGAAAGGATTCAGTACTCTGAAAAGACCTTGCTGACCAACGTCAACAATTTCAGGAAATCTAAGAAATACGTCAGCAAACTGGAGAAAGAGTACTTTAATAAATGCAGACAATTAGAAGAATTTAAGAGAAGTAATTTCAACGACAATGAGCTGGCCAATGCCATGAAATCATTGACAGTACAACACAAATACGAAGAGGATTTAGCTAGGGAAAAAGATCACCGGTTTTTTAATCAAATAGCAGGAATAGATTTTGATTACAAGACTATGAAAGAGACTCTTCAACTGTTGTTGACCAAACTGCCCAAATCTGATTACAAACTGCCCCTTATTAGCTATTCTTTGAGTAACACTAATAATGGGGGGGAAATAACCAAATTTCTCCTGGACCACATGTCATTAAAGGATATTGACCAAGCAGAAACTTTTGGCCAGGATTTGTTAAGTTTGGgctttttaaaatattgtAATGGTGTCGGTACAACATTTGTCAATTCCAAGAAGTTCCAATACCAGTGGAAGAACACCGCGTACTTGTTCGCCAATGTGCCAATGCCCGGCTCAGACGATACCGTCACTGGTGAATCTTTGATATCCAGGTTTAACAACTGGGACAGTTCATCAGCAAAGGAAATCATTCAGTCTAAAATCAGTAATGATCAACGGGCTACATCAATCCAGGCTCCTCATATCTCGGATAGTGAGAGGATCCTCTTCAAAATGATGGATGGACTTAAAGCGTCAGATACGAAGTATTATCAAGAATGCTTTAAAATGGATGCTTTGAGATGCTCCATAGAGGAGTTATTGATCGATCACTTATCGTTTATGGAAAAGTGCGAAACTGATAGACTAAATGCCATCAAGAAAGCCACGTTGGATTTTTGTTCCACTTTGGGCAATAAAATCTCTTCGTTGAAACTGTGTGTCGATAAAATGCTCTCGTTGGAAAATGATATCGATCCCACGGCAGATCTTTTGCAACTTTTGACCAAATACAAGACGGGAAGTTTCCAGCCTCAAGCCATTGTCTACAACAATTATTACAATCCTGGTTTATTTCAGAACTTTGGTGTTGATTTAGAGACTCGTTGTAGGTTAGACAAGAAAATTGTCCCACTGATAATTTCCtcaatcttttcatatATGGACAAGATATATCCTGATTTGCCTAACGACAAAGTGAGAACTTCCATTTGGACTGATTCAGTGAAATTGAGTCTGACACATCAACTTCGAAATTTATTAAATAAGCAACAATTCCATAACGAAGGCGAAATCTTTGATATAATGTCTCAATCGAAGCTGGGACCAAGCACTGTTGCCAGCGTTGTCaaaatttatttattagAATTACCGGATCCATTGATTCCTAATGATGTATCGGACATTCTTCGGGTACTATACCTTGACTATCCACCATTAGTAAAACCTGCAGATGACGATTCAGATTCCTCTTCTAAGGACCAAGAAAACGacaaaaaagaggaagactCTGACACTAAGAGAATAAGAGGTCTTTATACAACTTTGTCTTCCTTAAGCAAACCCCATATAGCAACACTAGACGCGATAACCACCCATTTTTACAGATTGATTAAGATTTTAAAAATGGGCCAAGATGGCAATGAAGTGGCTAATGAATTCACCATTTCTATTTCACAAGAGTTTGCAAATTGCATTATTCAATCGAAGATTACGGATGATAACGAAGTCGGCTTTAAAATCTTCTACGACCTGTTGACGCATAAGAAGCAAATTTTCCACGAAttaaaaagacaaaattcaagaaattag
- the EMP47 gene encoding Emp47p, translating into MITNMITRYTALLTLFTVLAMWTGLSETHPLADNSDASKLNSDYSLPHLINLRKVPSNWQAGEQASLEEGRVVLTSKQNTKGSLWLKQAFNLKDSFTLEWTFRSVGYSGKTDGGISFWFVQDSGIPSDKSLYNGPAKYDGLQLLVDNNGPLGSTLRGQLNDGQKPVEIANIYERSFASCLMGYQDSSVPSTIRVTYDIDDNNLLKVQVDNKVCFQTRKIRFPTGSYHIGVSAENGRVDKNAESFEILKMQLFNGVIEDSLIPNVNAMGQPKMITKIIDQKTGKEKQIEKTVFDADKDKISNYELYKKLDRIEGKILANDINALDGKLNDVIKVQQELLSFMASLTNQRSTKQSTDNKKGVSTEDIIAEDKEEYKDFLSLNQKLEKIVVEQEKYREAAKRHGQGGPQVDEIARKLMIWLLPLIFIMLIMAYYTFKIRQEIIKTKLL; encoded by the coding sequence ATGATTACAAACATGATTACTAGATATACAGCGCTGCTGACTCTTTTCACCGTGCTTGCGATGTGGACAGGTTTGTCAGAAACTCACCCGTTGGCAGACAATTCAGATGCATCTAAGTTGAACTCAGATTACTCGCTTCCTCACCTGATTAACCTACGTAAAGTGCCTAGTAACTGGCAGGCTGGCGAGCAAGCTAGTTTGGAAGAAGGTAGAGTTGTATTAACTTCTAAGCAAAACACCAAGGGTTCGCTTTGGTTGAAGCAAGCgttcaatttgaaagattctTTTACTTTGGAGTGGACTTTTAGAAGCGTCGGCTATTCTGGTAAGACTGATGGTGGTATATCGTTTTGGTTTGTTCAAGATTCTGGTATACCAAGTGACAAGAGTCTGTACAATGGCCCAGCCAAGTATGATGGTCTACAATTGCTGGTTGATAATAACGGTCCCTTGGGTTCTACTCTTCGTGGTCAACTAAATGACGGCCAAAAACCTGTGGAGATTGCGAATATTTATGAAAGAAGTTTTGCCTCCTGTTTAATGGGTTACCAGGACTCTTCTGTTCCTTCAACAATTAGAGTCACTTATGATATCGACGACAATAACCTATTGAAAGTGCAAGTGGATAATAAAGTCTGTTTCCAAACTAGAAAAATTCGCTTTCCTACTGGGTCATACCATATCGGTGTAAGTGCTGAAAACGGGAGAGTGGATAAGAATGCAGAAtcatttgaaattttaaaaatgcAATTGTTTAATGGTGTTATTGAAGATTCTTTGATTCCTAACGTTAACGCAATGGGCCAGCCAAAAATGATCACGAAAATTATTGATCAAAAGACCGGCAAAGAAAAGCAGATCGAAAAGACAGTTTTCGATGCTGATAAGGACAAAATTTCTAACTATGAACTCTATAAGAAGCTAGATAGAATCGAAGGTAAGATTCTCGCTAACGACATCAACGCTTTAGATGGAAAGTTGAATGATGTCATTAAAGTACAACAAGAATTACTATCATTCATGGCTTCTTTAACCAACCAACGTTCCACAAAGCAATCTACTGATAACAAAAAGGGAGTTTCTACTGAGGACATCATTGctgaagataaagaagagtACAAAGATTTCTTATCTCTGAACCAAAAGTTGGAAAAAATAGTGgtagaacaagaaaaatatagaGAAGCTGCAAAACGCCATGGTCAAGGTGGTCCTCAAGTGGATGAAATTGCCAGaaaattgatgatttggctgcttccattaattttcATTATGTTAATAATGGCGTACTATACATTTAAAATCAGACAAGAGATTATCAAGACCAAACTATTATGA
- the ALR2 gene encoding putative Mg(2+) transporter ALR2: protein MSSSSSSSESSSNLSRPNSLNNSMVSMKTEDHTGLYDHRQHPDLLPVRHQAPGLKRQEIAKLAAPRKQKKAAKHEDHKEVEITPDRDRMNPEDADPELNETAAHHQLRASAISTSTSNVRSSRLAYSMPRQVQLYEASSNNRSSNDISIKRNYNTPLSTTYSSNKPKLSSSSSIGTVIKVHKASVLLENPLEMKIDTHCKQAKPKKRTSSRTSTHSSIDPMAVLAKSASQQSGDDPQERKPVHTNTRASFDSDVSQPSRESQETEEDVCFPMHPQLHTRVNGIDFDEIEEYAQFATAEKKQYLASLQGSNEQMVGNMSHDIGFTSSTSTSGSSAALKYTPRISQTGGYSNSTNEADICKKKEDEDEDDKSGPRPGVSFGKNKVEEEDDKIPSHNPAYLSYENTDFQIPNRFSFFCSESDETVHASDIPSLVCEGQSFYELFRGGEPTWWLDCSCPTDDEMRCIAKAFGIHPLTAEDIRMQETREKVELFKSYYFVCFHTFENDKESEDFLEPINVYIVVCRSGVLTFHFGPISHCANVRRRVRQLRDYVNVNSDWLCYALIDDITDSFAPVIQSIEYEADSIEDSVFMARDMDFSAMLQRIGESRRKTMTLMRLLSGKADVIKMFAKRCHDEANGIGPALTSQINIANLQARQDNANHTNNNSYATLPNNYVPTTSQPRGDIALYLGDIQDHLLTMFQNLLAYEKIFSRSHANYLAQLQVESFNSNNKVTEMLGKVTMLGVMLVPLNVITGLFGMNVPVPGGKSTTVSWWFGILGFLILLGIAGWLLANFWIKSIDPPSTLNEAAESGAKSVISSFLPRRNKPFNDRSKNVNVRAGPSNRSIASLPSKYSRYD from the coding sequence ATGTCGTCCTCATCCAGTTCCTCTGAGTCATCGTCTAATCTATCGAGGCCAAACTCATTGAACAACTCTATGGTTTCCATGAAAACTGAAGACCACACAGGATTATATGACCACAGGCAACACCCCGATTTGTTACCAGTTCGTCACCAAGCCCCCGGATTGAAGCGACAGGAAATAGCTAAGCTCGCTGCTCCCagaaagcagaagaagGCAGCGAAACATGAAGATCATAAGGAGGTTGAGATTACACCTGATAGAGATCGAATGAATCCTGAAGATGCAGACCCTGAACTGAATGAAACAGCTGCTCATCATCAGCTGAGAGCCTCTGCGATTTCGACCTCAACTTCTAACGTGAGGTCATCTAGATTAGCATATTCCATGCCGCGCCAAGTCCAGCTTTACGAGGCGAGTAGTAATAACCGTTCGTCCAACGATATAAGTATAAAACGTAATTATAATACGCCATTATCTACCACTTATTCAAGCAACAAACCCAAGTTAAgttcatcttcttccatAGGTACTGTGATAAAAGTTCATAAAGCCTCAGTACTTCTTGAAAATCCGctggaaatgaaaattgaCACTCATTGCAAGCAGGCAAAGCCCAAGAAGAGAACATCCTCCAGAACATCTACGCATTCATCCATTGACCCCATGGCTGTACTTGCAAAAAGCGCATCGCAACAATCAGGAGATGATCCACAGGAAAGAAAACCAGTACACACAAACACTAGAGCCTCTTTTGATAGCGATGTTTCCCAGCCCTCGAGAGAATCACAAGAGACGGAGGAAGATGTTTGTTTCCCGATGCATCCGCAACTGCACACGAGAGTTAATGGTATAGATTTCGATGAAATAGAAGAATACGCCCAGTTCGCGACtgcagaaaagaaacagtACCTGGCCAGCCTTCAAGGGTCCAATGAACAAATGGTTGGTAATATGTCTCATGATATTGGATTTACAAGCTCTACTTCCACTTCGGGGTCCTCGGCAGCCCTCAAATACACGCCTAGAATTTCGCAGACTGGTGGATATAGTAATAGTACCAATGAAGCAGACATTTgtaagaagaaggaagacgaggatgaagatgacaaaTCTGGACCACGTCCTGGCGTAtcatttggtaaaaacaaagttgaagaagaagacgacaAAATTCCATCCCATAATCCAGCGTATTTGTCATACGAGAATAcagattttcaaattcccAACaggttttcatttttctgtTCAGAATCTGATGAAACCGTGCATGCTAGTGATATTCCGTCCTTGGTGTGTGAGGGTCAGTCATTCTATGAATTGTTCAGAGGGGGGGAACCAACTTGGTGGTTAGATTGCAGTTGCCCAACCGATGACGAAATGCGTTGCATAGCAAAGGCTTTTGGAATTCATCCATTGACGGCAGAAGATATTAGAATGCAAGAAACTCGTGAAAAAGTGGAGCTTTTTAAGTCgtattattttgtttgtttccaTACATTTGAAAACGACAAAGAATCGGAAGATTTCTTAGAGCCCATTAACGTTTACATTGTCGTTTGTAGATCTGGTGTTTTGACCTTCCATTTTGGTCCAATTTCACATTGTGCTAATGTTAGAAGACGTGTAAGACAACTACGAGATTACGTCAACGTCAATTCGGATTGGTTATGTTATGCCTTGATCGATGATATCACAGATAGTTTTGCTCCGGTCATTCAATCCATCGAATATGAAGCAGACTCTATTGAAGATTCCGTATTCATGGCTCGTGACATGGACTTTTCGGCCATGCTGCAAAGAATTGGTGAAAGTAGACGCAAGACAATGACGCTAATGAGACTTTTAAGTGGTAAGGCCGATGTCATCAAAATGTTTGCCAAAAGATGTCATGATGAAGCCAACGGTATTGGGCCAGCGCTAACATCACAAATCAACATTGCGAATTTACAAGCAAGACAAGATAATGCTAATCAcactaataataacagCTATGCAACTTTACCAAACAACTATGTGCCCACAACTTCACAACCAAGAGGGGATATTGCATTGTATTTAGGGGATATCCAAGATCATTTGCTCACgatgtttcaaaatttgttggcatatgaaaagattttctcTAGATCACATGCAAACTATTTGGCTCAGTTGCAAGTAGAATCATTTAATTCGAATAACAAAGTTACGGAAATGCTAGGAAAAGTCACGATGTTAGGTGTAATGCTAGTTCCTTTGAACGTTATCACCGGTCTGTTTGGTATGAACGTTCCGGTGCCAGGAGGAAAAAGTACAACTGTTTCGTGGTGGTTCGGTATATTGGGTTTCTTGATTTTACTGGGCATTGCAGGTTGGCTCTTAGCGAACTTTTGGATTAAAAGCATAGATCCTCCATCCACACTAAACGAAGCTGCGGAAAGCGGTGCCAAATCGGTCATATCCAGTTTTTtgccaagaagaaataaaccATTTAACGATCGTTCTAAAAACGTCAATGTAAGAGCTGGTCCTTCAAACAGGTCAATTGCAAGTCTTCCCAGTAAGTATAGCCGCTATGATTGA